The Peribacillus simplex genome contains a region encoding:
- a CDS encoding ABC transporter ATP-binding protein, whose amino-acid sequence MLVVKDVSKQYGSFSALKNMNLEFNDGVYGLLAPNGAGKTTLIKMLVTLISPSKGEILYNGTNIVDLDEDYRDILGYLPQQFGYYKNYSPKQYLLYLAALKGLDKKNALEKISELLEKVALTDVANKKMKKFSGGMIQRVGIAQALLNDPKILILDEPTAGLDPKERARFRQLLTGLARERLVIISTHIVSDIESIANEVIMIKNQQLLYKDSVEKICNTLDGHVYETSISYERLESFRKQYVLLSEKQEHGSMIVRFVQKGKTEADWIPANPHLEDVFLYEYRDELLTDL is encoded by the coding sequence ATGTTAGTCGTGAAAGATGTAAGTAAACAATATGGAAGTTTTTCTGCATTAAAAAATATGAATCTGGAGTTTAACGATGGTGTCTATGGACTTCTAGCACCAAATGGCGCTGGTAAAACAACTTTAATCAAAATGCTTGTGACATTAATTTCGCCAAGCAAAGGAGAAATTTTATATAACGGAACAAATATTGTTGATTTAGACGAGGACTATCGCGATATCCTTGGATATTTGCCACAGCAGTTTGGCTATTATAAAAACTATTCTCCGAAGCAATATTTATTATATTTAGCTGCGTTAAAAGGCCTTGACAAAAAGAACGCCTTAGAAAAAATATCTGAGTTATTAGAAAAAGTGGCTTTAACAGACGTTGCTAATAAAAAAATGAAGAAGTTTTCTGGAGGCATGATACAAAGGGTTGGGATTGCACAGGCTCTCTTAAATGATCCAAAAATATTAATTCTGGATGAGCCAACAGCCGGTCTGGATCCAAAGGAACGTGCACGTTTTCGACAGCTCCTTACAGGACTTGCGCGAGAAAGACTTGTCATTATTTCTACTCATATTGTCTCTGACATCGAGTCGATTGCTAATGAAGTGATTATGATTAAAAATCAGCAACTATTATATAAAGATTCCGTCGAAAAGATTTGCAATACGCTTGATGGACATGTTTATGAAACATCAATTAGCTATGAACGACTGGAATCTTTCCGTAAACAATATGTTCTTCTTTCAGAAAAGCAGGAACATGGAAGCATGATTGTCCGGTTTGTCCAAAAGGGAAAAACAGAGGCAGACTGGATTCCAGCAAATCCCCATTTGGAAGATGTCTTCCTTTATGAATACCGTGATGAATTGTTGACGGATCTGTAA